In Meles meles chromosome 14, mMelMel3.1 paternal haplotype, whole genome shotgun sequence, a single window of DNA contains:
- the LOC123925099 gene encoding eukaryotic translation initiation factor 1-like, producing MSAIQNLHSFDPFADASKGDNLLPAGTEDYIHIRIQQRGAPGNGRKTLTTVQGIADDYDKKKLVKAFKKKFACNGTVIEHPEYGEVIQLQGDQRKNICQFLMETGLTKDDQLKVHGF from the exons ATGTCCGCTATCCAGAACCTCCACTCTTTCGACCCCTTTGCTGATGCAAGTAAGGGTGATAATCTGCTTCCTGCTGGCACTGAGGATTATATCCATATAAGAATTcaacagagaggggcgcctgg AAACGGCAGGAAGACCCTTACTACTGTCCAAGGGATCGCTGATGATTACGATAAAAAGAAACTAGTGAAGGCGTTTAAGAAGAAATTTGCCTGCAATGGTACTGTAATTGAGCATCCAGAATATGGAGAAGTAATTCAGCTACAGGGTGACCAGCGCAAGAACATATGCCAGTTCCTGATGGAGACTGGACTGACTAAGGACGACCAGCTGAAGGTTCATGGGTTTTAA